The following are encoded in a window of Amycolatopsis lexingtonensis genomic DNA:
- a CDS encoding SDR family oxidoreductase, with amino-acid sequence MSGLCQDRVVVVTGAGRGIGRAHALAFAAEGALVVVNDVAGDATAEVVAEIGELGGKAVANTSDVADWTGAAELIGTALETFGRLDVLVNNAGFVRDRMLANLDEDEWDAVIRVHLKGHFAPLRHAAAHWRAEAKAGRMPRARVINTSSGAGLLGSVGQGNYSAAKAGIAGLTVVAAAELARYGVTVNAIAPAARTRMTEGVFASMARPESGFDAMAPENVSPLVVWLGSEESSHVTGRMFEVEGGKVSLAQGWRHGPAVDKGERWDPAELGPVVADLLERAPEPEPVYGAS; translated from the coding sequence GTGAGCGGGTTGTGCCAGGACCGGGTGGTCGTGGTGACCGGAGCCGGACGCGGGATCGGGCGTGCGCACGCCCTCGCGTTCGCGGCGGAGGGCGCGCTGGTCGTGGTCAACGACGTGGCCGGGGACGCGACCGCCGAGGTCGTCGCCGAGATCGGGGAACTCGGCGGGAAGGCGGTGGCGAACACCTCGGACGTCGCCGACTGGACCGGGGCCGCGGAACTGATCGGCACGGCGCTGGAGACCTTCGGGCGCCTCGACGTGCTGGTCAACAACGCGGGCTTCGTCCGGGACCGGATGCTGGCCAACCTGGACGAGGACGAGTGGGACGCGGTGATCCGCGTGCACCTGAAGGGGCATTTCGCGCCGTTGCGGCATGCGGCCGCGCACTGGCGGGCCGAGGCCAAAGCGGGCCGGATGCCGCGAGCGCGGGTGATCAACACCAGTTCGGGCGCCGGGTTGCTGGGCAGCGTGGGTCAGGGCAACTATTCGGCGGCGAAGGCGGGTATCGCCGGGTTGACCGTCGTGGCGGCGGCCGAGCTGGCGCGGTACGGGGTGACGGTGAACGCGATCGCCCCGGCCGCGCGGACGCGGATGACCGAAGGGGTGTTCGCCTCGATGGCGAGGCCCGAGAGCGGCTTCGACGCGATGGCGCCGGAAAACGTCTCGCCGCTGGTCGTGTGGCTGGGCAGCGAGGAATCCTCGCACGTCACCGGCCGGATGTTCGAGGTCGAGGGCGGCAAGGTGTCGCTCGCGCAGGGCTGGCGGCACGGCCCGGCCGTGGACAAGGGGGAGCGCTGGGACCCGGCCGAACTCGGCCCGGTCGTCGCCGACTTGCTCGAGCGCGCGCCCGAGCCCGAACCCGTCTACGGAGCGAGCTGA
- a CDS encoding acetyl-CoA C-acetyltransferase, producing the protein MPEAFLLDAVRTPVGRRGGALSGWHSADLGAHVIQAVVARTGVDPDLVDDVILGCTDTLGPQSGNIARTAWLAAGFGDHVPGVTVDRQCGSSQQAVHFAAQAVMSGTQDLVLAGGVQNMSRIPISAAMLAGREYGFEDPFSGSKGWQERYGSVEVSQFRSADMIASHWDISRETMEEYALRSHQRALAAIDAGRFDAEIAPVDGFRHDEGPRRDTSLERMRGLKPLGEGYRLTAAVASQISDGASAALLASASFVKEHGLTPRARIHHLSVRAADPVWMLTGPIPATAHALLKAGLAIEDIDLFEVNEAFASVVLAWLDETGADPDRVNVNGGGIALGHPIGATGTKLLATLLHELERRGGRYGLQTMCEGGGTANVTIIERL; encoded by the coding sequence GTGCCCGAAGCCTTCCTCCTCGACGCGGTCCGCACCCCGGTCGGCCGGCGCGGCGGCGCCCTGTCCGGGTGGCACTCCGCCGACCTCGGCGCGCACGTCATCCAGGCGGTCGTCGCGCGCACGGGCGTCGACCCGGACCTCGTCGACGACGTCATCCTCGGCTGCACCGACACCCTCGGGCCGCAGTCGGGCAACATCGCGCGCACGGCGTGGCTGGCGGCGGGGTTCGGCGACCACGTGCCCGGGGTGACCGTCGACCGGCAGTGCGGGTCGAGCCAGCAGGCCGTCCACTTCGCCGCCCAGGCCGTCATGTCGGGCACGCAGGACCTGGTGCTGGCCGGGGGCGTGCAGAACATGAGCCGCATCCCGATCAGCGCGGCCATGCTGGCCGGGCGCGAATACGGCTTCGAGGACCCGTTCTCCGGCTCGAAGGGCTGGCAGGAGCGCTACGGCAGCGTCGAGGTCTCGCAGTTCCGCAGCGCGGACATGATCGCTTCGCACTGGGACATCAGCCGGGAGACCATGGAGGAGTACGCGCTGCGCAGCCACCAGCGGGCGCTGGCGGCGATCGACGCCGGGCGGTTCGACGCGGAAATCGCGCCGGTCGACGGTTTCCGGCACGACGAGGGGCCGCGCCGGGACACGTCGCTGGAGCGGATGCGCGGCCTGAAGCCGTTGGGTGAGGGCTACCGGCTGACGGCGGCGGTGGCCAGCCAGATTTCCGACGGCGCGAGCGCGGCCCTGCTGGCGTCCGCGTCGTTCGTGAAGGAGCACGGCCTGACGCCTCGCGCGCGGATCCACCACCTGTCGGTGCGCGCCGCGGACCCGGTGTGGATGCTGACCGGCCCGATCCCGGCCACCGCGCACGCGCTGCTCAAGGCCGGGCTGGCCATCGAGGACATCGACCTGTTCGAGGTCAACGAGGCCTTCGCCAGCGTCGTCCTGGCCTGGCTGGACGAAACCGGCGCGGACCCCGACCGGGTCAACGTGAACGGGGGCGGAATCGCCCTCGGCCACCCGATCGGGGCCACCGGCACCAAGCTCCTGGCGACGCTCCTGCACGAACTGGAACGCCGCGGCGGCCGCTACGGCCTGCAGACGATGTGCGAAGGCGGCGGCACCGCCAACGTCACCATCATCGAACGGCTGTGA
- a CDS encoding TetR/AcrR family transcriptional regulator produces the protein MSRPSPPDRSSTRRSPAARPTDGELLDAARAVFAERGYAQATMGLIADRADSTKPTLYAHFGDKAALFRATVTREVAALRDWVLAAYETANGRPLEDRVRLSVMAMFSYAGAHPDSFRLLFDSAVDEMSNERRALADTVTTHVLARVREHLLARGRTPGPGAELLAAMMVGLVGRAAMHVSHSPGVDPIAAGELATGFVMAALRGLDPALLDHVGEARQCAT, from the coding sequence ATGAGCCGGCCGAGTCCCCCTGATCGATCCAGCACCCGCCGCAGCCCGGCCGCCCGGCCCACCGACGGCGAACTGCTCGACGCCGCCCGCGCCGTGTTCGCCGAGCGCGGTTACGCCCAGGCCACCATGGGGCTGATCGCCGACCGCGCCGACTCCACCAAACCGACGCTGTACGCGCACTTCGGGGACAAAGCGGCCCTTTTCCGCGCCACCGTGACCCGCGAAGTCGCCGCGCTGCGGGACTGGGTGCTCGCCGCCTACGAAACCGCGAACGGGCGGCCGCTGGAAGACCGGGTGCGGCTTTCGGTGATGGCGATGTTCAGCTACGCCGGCGCCCACCCGGACAGCTTCCGGCTGCTGTTCGACTCCGCCGTCGACGAGATGTCGAACGAGCGCCGCGCGCTGGCCGACACCGTCACCACGCACGTCCTCGCCCGGGTCCGCGAGCACCTGCTGGCCCGGGGCCGGACGCCCGGCCCCGGCGCGGAACTGCTCGCCGCGATGATGGTGGGCCTCGTCGGCCGCGCCGCGATGCACGTCTCGCACTCCCCCGGCGTCGACCCGATCGCGGCGGGCGAACTGGCCACCGGCTTCGTCATGGCCGCGCTGCGCGGCCTCGACCCGGCGCTGCTCGACCACGTCGGCGAAGCGCGCCAGTGCGCCACCTGA
- a CDS encoding enoyl-CoA hydratase family protein, which produces MGILTKRDAHVEVVTVDFPPVNALPVQGWFDLADAITRAGRDPDVHVVVLRAEGRGFNAGVDIKEIQRSAGYDALVGANRGCYAAFGAVYDCQVPVVAAVHGFCLGGGIGLVGNADVVIASDDATFGVPEVERGALGAATHLARLVPQHLMRTLYFTARTITAAELHAHGSVYQVVPRAELDDAALAVAADIAKKDPRVIRAAKEALNGIDTQQVHRSYRFEQGFTFELNLLGASDEAREEFLNGR; this is translated from the coding sequence ATGGGCATCCTGACCAAGCGCGACGCGCACGTCGAGGTCGTCACGGTCGACTTCCCGCCGGTCAACGCGCTGCCGGTGCAAGGGTGGTTCGACCTGGCCGACGCGATCACCCGGGCCGGGCGCGACCCGGACGTCCACGTCGTCGTGCTGCGCGCCGAGGGGCGGGGCTTCAACGCGGGTGTGGACATCAAGGAGATCCAGCGCAGCGCGGGGTACGACGCCCTCGTCGGCGCGAACCGGGGCTGCTACGCGGCTTTCGGGGCGGTCTACGACTGCCAGGTGCCGGTGGTCGCGGCGGTGCACGGCTTCTGCCTCGGCGGCGGGATCGGGCTGGTCGGCAACGCGGACGTCGTCATCGCGTCCGACGACGCCACGTTCGGTGTCCCCGAAGTGGAACGTGGGGCGCTCGGCGCGGCGACGCACCTGGCCCGGCTGGTGCCGCAGCACCTGATGCGCACGCTGTACTTCACCGCCCGCACCATCACCGCGGCCGAGTTGCACGCCCACGGCTCGGTCTACCAGGTCGTGCCGCGCGCGGAGCTGGACGACGCGGCGCTGGCCGTCGCCGCCGACATCGCGAAGAAGGACCCGCGGGTCATCCGGGCCGCCAAGGAGGCGTTGAACGGGATCGACACCCAGCAGGTGCACCGCAGCTACCGGTTCGAGCAGGGCTTCACCTTCGAGCTCAACCTGCTCGGCGCGTCCGACGAGGCCCGCGAGGAGTTCTTGAATGGCCGATAA
- a CDS encoding CoA transferase subunit A, whose product MADKRMTADEVAAELEDGMTVGIGGWGSRRKPMALVRAILRTPVKDLTVVSYGGPDVGLLCAAGKVKRVVFGFVTLDSIPFDPWFGRARETGAIAVTEYDEGMFGAALSAAAQRLPFLPLRAGLGSEVMRANPDLRTVRSPYADAEELVAVPAQHLDVALVHLNRADARGNAQYLGPDPYFDDLFCLAAAKRFVSVEKVVGTAELTAGGPVQSLLLNRGAVDGVVEAPRGAHFTTAVPDYGRDERFQRHYATCAKDLDAWPGFVDRFLSGDERTYLSEVDKFEAEAA is encoded by the coding sequence ATGGCCGATAAGCGCATGACCGCCGACGAAGTCGCGGCGGAACTGGAAGACGGCATGACGGTCGGCATCGGCGGCTGGGGTTCGCGGCGCAAGCCGATGGCCCTGGTCCGCGCCATCCTGCGCACGCCGGTGAAGGACCTCACCGTCGTCTCCTACGGCGGTCCCGACGTCGGCCTGCTGTGCGCGGCGGGCAAGGTCAAGCGGGTCGTGTTCGGGTTCGTCACGCTGGATTCGATCCCGTTCGACCCGTGGTTCGGCCGCGCCCGCGAAACCGGCGCGATCGCGGTGACCGAATACGACGAAGGCATGTTCGGCGCGGCGCTTTCCGCGGCGGCGCAACGGCTTCCGTTCCTGCCGCTGCGCGCCGGGCTCGGCTCGGAGGTGATGCGCGCCAACCCTGACCTGCGGACCGTGCGCTCGCCCTACGCCGACGCCGAGGAGCTCGTCGCCGTCCCGGCCCAGCACCTCGACGTCGCTTTGGTGCACCTCAACCGCGCCGACGCCCGTGGCAACGCCCAGTACCTCGGCCCGGACCCGTACTTCGACGACCTGTTCTGCCTCGCGGCGGCGAAGCGGTTCGTGTCCGTGGAAAAGGTCGTCGGGACGGCGGAGCTGACGGCGGGCGGGCCGGTGCAGTCGCTGCTGCTCAACCGCGGCGCGGTGGACGGTGTCGTCGAGGCACCGCGGGGCGCGCACTTCACCACCGCGGTCCCGGACTATGGCCGGGACGAACGGTTCCAGCGCCACTACGCCACCTGCGCCAAGGACCTCGACGCGTGGCCCGGGTTCGTGGACCGGTTCCTCTCCGGTGACGAACGGACCTATCTGTCCGAAGTGGACAAGTTCGAGGCGGAGGCGGCATGA
- a CDS encoding NAD(P)H-dependent flavin oxidoreductase produces MRTALTRLAGVEHPIVQTGMGWVAGPRLVSATAEAGALGILASATMTYLELEAAIAEVKKRTGKPFGVNLRADAADAGDRVDLLIREGVKVASFALAPRKEMIAKLRDHGIVVVPSVGAARHAEKVAGWGADAVIVQGGEGGGHTGGVATTLLLPSVLDTVDIPVIAAGGFFDGRGLAAALAYGAAGVAMGTRFLLSKESTVPDEVKRVYLGQGLTGTVVTRRVDGLPHRVLRTDLVDRLERSGRLKGLAQAARNALRFRNITGLSPVAMVKEGFAMKHGNDLTWSQLVMAANTPMLLRAGLVEGRTDAGVLASGQVVGMIHDLPTVGEIVEGTVAEAGEILRRLGRETGG; encoded by the coding sequence GTGAGGACCGCGCTGACCCGGCTGGCGGGCGTCGAGCACCCGATCGTCCAGACCGGCATGGGCTGGGTCGCCGGCCCCCGGCTGGTGTCGGCGACCGCCGAAGCGGGCGCCCTCGGCATCCTCGCCTCGGCCACGATGACCTACCTCGAGCTGGAAGCCGCGATCGCCGAGGTCAAGAAGCGCACCGGGAAGCCGTTCGGCGTCAACCTGCGGGCCGACGCCGCCGACGCGGGCGACCGGGTGGACCTGCTCATCCGCGAAGGCGTGAAGGTGGCGTCGTTCGCGCTCGCGCCGCGGAAGGAGATGATCGCGAAGCTGCGGGACCACGGGATCGTCGTGGTCCCGTCGGTCGGCGCCGCCCGGCACGCCGAGAAGGTCGCCGGCTGGGGCGCGGACGCCGTGATCGTCCAGGGCGGCGAAGGCGGCGGGCACACCGGCGGCGTCGCCACCACGCTCCTGCTGCCGTCCGTGCTGGACACCGTCGACATCCCGGTGATCGCGGCCGGCGGCTTCTTCGACGGCCGCGGGCTCGCCGCCGCGCTGGCCTACGGGGCCGCGGGCGTGGCGATGGGCACCCGGTTCCTGCTCAGCAAGGAGAGCACGGTCCCCGACGAGGTCAAGCGCGTCTACCTCGGCCAAGGGCTCACCGGGACGGTCGTCACCCGCCGGGTCGACGGCCTGCCGCACCGGGTGCTGCGCACCGACCTCGTCGACCGGCTCGAGCGTTCCGGGCGGCTGAAGGGACTCGCGCAGGCCGCGCGAAACGCGCTCCGCTTCCGGAATATCACCGGACTGTCCCCGGTTGCCATGGTCAAAGAAGGCTTCGCGATGAAGCACGGCAACGATCTCACCTGGAGTCAGCTGGTCATGGCGGCCAACACCCCCATGCTGCTGCGTGCGGGGCTGGTCGAAGGCCGGACCGACGCCGGAGTGCTAGCGTCGGGGCAGGTGGTGGGCATGATCCACGACCTGCCCACGGTGGGCGAGATCGTCGAGGGCACGGTGGCCGAGGCGGGTGAGATCCTGCGGCGCCTCGGCCGGGAAACGGGAGGATGA
- a CDS encoding PucR family transcriptional regulator — MLGRSELAALMRPALPALVDWIVQEVWRAVPVFARPGDGSYGRVTRHGVECAVALFVDLVEDPMAPRDRLYETCHRLGAGEAREGRTLDDLQAAYRVGTRAGWRWIMRLGRRHRLSSTAMARLAEMLFGYADELARMSAQGYREARAEIEGTRAGLRRRLLRLLVGPGAVPEPVLAELAAAAGWPVPASVAAIAAETAVGPPWGPEVLTDLEPPQPYLLLPAPVGADTLARLGTRVAVGPPTDLAGAADSLRWARTALRLVAGGALPDVPVTWCAEHLTTLWLLSDAPLVDQLADRELAPLAQFPDRTRRRLGETLLSWLENGGNSEKIAVELSVHPQTVRYRVRQLKQAFGDRLENADARFAMQAALRASGLRGGLE; from the coding sequence GTGCTCGGGAGAAGCGAACTGGCGGCGCTCATGCGCCCCGCCCTCCCGGCGCTGGTGGACTGGATCGTGCAGGAGGTGTGGCGGGCCGTCCCGGTCTTCGCCCGGCCGGGGGACGGGTCCTACGGCCGCGTCACCCGGCACGGCGTCGAGTGCGCGGTCGCGCTCTTCGTGGACCTCGTCGAAGACCCGATGGCGCCGCGCGACCGGCTGTACGAGACCTGCCACCGGCTCGGCGCGGGCGAGGCGCGCGAGGGTCGGACGCTCGACGACCTGCAGGCGGCGTACCGCGTCGGCACCCGCGCGGGCTGGCGCTGGATCATGCGGCTCGGCCGCCGCCACCGGCTGTCGTCTACGGCGATGGCGCGGCTGGCCGAGATGCTGTTCGGCTACGCGGACGAGCTGGCCCGGATGTCGGCGCAGGGCTACCGCGAAGCGCGCGCGGAGATCGAGGGCACGCGGGCGGGCCTGCGCCGCCGGCTGCTGCGGCTCCTCGTCGGCCCGGGCGCCGTCCCGGAGCCGGTTCTCGCCGAGCTCGCGGCCGCGGCCGGCTGGCCGGTCCCCGCTTCGGTGGCGGCGATCGCGGCGGAGACGGCGGTGGGCCCGCCGTGGGGGCCCGAGGTGCTCACCGACCTCGAACCGCCGCAGCCGTACCTGCTCCTGCCCGCGCCCGTCGGCGCCGACACGCTGGCCCGCCTCGGCACGCGCGTGGCGGTCGGCCCGCCGACGGACCTCGCGGGCGCGGCCGATTCCCTGCGCTGGGCCCGCACCGCCCTGCGCCTGGTGGCCGGCGGCGCGCTCCCGGATGTGCCGGTGACGTGGTGCGCGGAGCACCTGACGACGTTGTGGCTGCTGTCCGACGCGCCGCTGGTGGACCAGCTGGCGGACCGCGAACTGGCCCCGCTGGCGCAGTTCCCGGACCGCACTCGGCGGCGGCTGGGGGAGACGTTGCTGTCCTGGCTGGAGAACGGCGGCAACTCGGAGAAGATCGCCGTGGAGCTGTCGGTGCACCCGCAGACGGTGCGGTACCGCGTGCGCCAGCTGAAGCAGGCGTTCGGGGACCGGCTGGAGAACGCGGACGCCCGGTTCGCGATGCAGGCGGCGTTGCGCGCGTCGGGTTTGCGCGGAGGTCTTGAATGA
- a CDS encoding CoA-transferase subunit beta — translation MNATRAEIAVVAVAELFRGDGEIVASPMGLIPQLGAKLARLTFEPDLLMSDGEAYLVTPDGVVEGWQPFRKMLDTIVPHGRRHVVMGANQVDRYGNQNISAIGDHAHPKKQLLGVRGAPGNTVNHRTSYWVPKHSTRVFVDAVDVVSGVGYDNAAKAGPSAEKYHDVHRVVTNLGVFDFGTPDHSMRAVSLHPGVTREEVAEATTFEIDFTDAGTSREPTAEELRLIREVLDPKSFRDKEVPA, via the coding sequence ATGAACGCGACCCGGGCCGAGATCGCCGTCGTGGCGGTGGCCGAGCTGTTCCGCGGCGACGGCGAGATCGTCGCCAGCCCGATGGGCCTGATCCCGCAGCTGGGCGCGAAGCTCGCGCGGCTGACGTTCGAGCCGGACCTGCTGATGTCCGACGGGGAGGCGTACCTGGTCACCCCGGACGGCGTGGTCGAGGGTTGGCAGCCGTTCCGCAAGATGCTCGACACGATCGTCCCGCACGGGCGGCGGCACGTCGTGATGGGCGCGAACCAGGTCGACCGGTACGGCAACCAGAACATCTCCGCCATCGGCGACCACGCGCACCCGAAGAAGCAGCTGCTCGGCGTGCGCGGCGCGCCCGGCAACACGGTCAACCACCGCACCAGCTACTGGGTGCCGAAGCACTCCACCCGGGTGTTCGTGGATGCTGTGGACGTCGTGTCCGGGGTCGGCTACGACAACGCGGCCAAGGCGGGGCCGTCCGCCGAGAAGTACCACGACGTCCACCGCGTTGTCACCAACCTCGGCGTGTTCGACTTCGGCACGCCGGACCACTCGATGCGGGCGGTGTCGCTGCACCCGGGGGTCACCCGCGAGGAGGTCGCCGAGGCGACGACCTTCGAGATCGACTTCACGGACGCCGGAACCAGCCGCGAGCCGACCGCCGAAGAACTGCGCCTGATCCGCGAAGTGCTCGATCCGAAGAGCTTCCGCGACAAGGAAGTCCCGGCGTGA
- a CDS encoding SDR family oxidoreductase, whose product MIPHYPPGHNLLAGKVVVVTAAAGTGIGSAAAKRCLEEGARVVISDWHERRLKEKAAELGEVHAIPCDVTQEDQVQALVDGAVAHYGRVDVLINNAGLGGTKSVLEMTDDEWSKVLDITLTGTFRCTRAVLKQFVAQGGGGAIVNNASVIGWRAQAGQAHYAAAKAGVMALTRCSALDAADHGVRINAVAPSLAMHPFLAKVTSDELLEDLTKREAFGRAAEPWEVANVMVFLASDYASYLTGEVVSVSSQHP is encoded by the coding sequence GTGATCCCCCACTACCCGCCCGGCCACAACTTGCTCGCGGGCAAGGTCGTCGTGGTCACCGCCGCGGCCGGCACCGGCATCGGCTCGGCCGCGGCCAAGCGCTGCCTGGAGGAAGGCGCGCGGGTCGTCATCAGCGACTGGCACGAGCGGCGCCTGAAGGAGAAGGCCGCGGAACTGGGCGAGGTGCACGCGATCCCCTGCGACGTCACGCAGGAGGACCAGGTCCAGGCGCTCGTCGACGGCGCCGTGGCGCACTACGGGCGCGTCGACGTGCTGATCAACAACGCCGGGCTCGGCGGCACGAAGTCCGTGCTGGAGATGACCGACGACGAGTGGTCGAAGGTCCTCGACATCACCCTCACCGGCACCTTCCGCTGCACCCGCGCGGTGCTGAAGCAGTTCGTCGCCCAGGGCGGCGGCGGCGCGATCGTCAACAACGCCTCGGTGATCGGCTGGCGCGCCCAGGCCGGGCAGGCCCACTACGCCGCCGCGAAGGCCGGGGTCATGGCGCTGACCCGCTGCTCCGCGCTCGACGCCGCCGACCACGGCGTCCGGATCAACGCCGTCGCCCCCAGCCTCGCGATGCACCCCTTCCTCGCCAAGGTGACCAGCGACGAACTCCTCGAAGACCTCACGAAACGCGAAGCCTTCGGCCGCGCCGCCGAACCCTGGGAAGTCGCCAACGTCATGGTCTTCCTCGCCAGCGACTACGCCAGTTACCTGACCGGCGAAGTCGTCTCCGTCAGCAGCCAGCACCCCTAG
- a CDS encoding SDR family oxidoreductase yields the protein MKTDLGLAGSVVLVTGGVRGVGQGICNVFLAHGARVVTCARREAPTDAEFVQCDVRDEAQVAALVEGIVERHGRLDVVVNNAGGAPYVPAAEGSPRLHEKVVQLNLLAPLLVSQHANAVMQRQDDGGAIVMISSVSGTRPSPGTAAYGAAKAGLDNLTASLAVEWAPKVRVNALDVGMVRTEQSHLHYGSEAAVEAVGKTVPLGRLAEPEEVGACAAFLASPLASYVSGATLRVHGGGEVPAFLAAADVNHREDS from the coding sequence GTGAAGACCGATCTGGGCCTGGCCGGTTCCGTGGTGCTGGTCACCGGCGGTGTCCGCGGCGTCGGCCAGGGCATCTGCAACGTGTTCCTGGCCCACGGCGCCCGCGTGGTCACCTGCGCGCGCCGCGAAGCGCCCACCGACGCCGAATTCGTCCAGTGCGACGTCCGCGACGAAGCGCAGGTCGCCGCGCTCGTCGAGGGGATCGTCGAGCGGCACGGGCGGCTCGACGTCGTCGTGAACAACGCCGGCGGGGCGCCGTACGTCCCGGCGGCGGAGGGCTCGCCGCGGCTGCACGAGAAGGTCGTGCAGCTGAACCTGCTGGCGCCACTGCTGGTCTCGCAGCACGCGAACGCCGTGATGCAGCGCCAGGACGACGGCGGTGCGATCGTGATGATCTCCAGCGTCAGCGGGACACGTCCGTCGCCCGGGACCGCGGCCTACGGCGCCGCGAAAGCCGGGCTCGACAACCTGACCGCGAGCCTCGCCGTGGAGTGGGCGCCGAAGGTGCGGGTCAACGCCCTCGACGTCGGGATGGTGCGGACCGAGCAGTCCCACCTGCACTACGGCAGCGAAGCCGCGGTCGAAGCGGTCGGGAAGACCGTGCCGCTGGGCCGGCTGGCCGAGCCCGAGGAAGTCGGCGCGTGCGCCGCTTTCCTGGCTTCGCCGCTGGCTTCCTACGTCTCCGGCGCGACCTTGCGCGTGCACGGCGGCGGTGAGGTCCCGGCTTTCCTCGCCGCGGCCGACGTCAACCATCGGGAGGATTCGTGA
- the fgd gene encoding glucose-6-phosphate dehydrogenase (coenzyme-F420), which translates to MALKVGYKASPEQFGARDLVEYAVRAEEVGLDSVWVADHFLPWRHEGGHAPWALAFIPAVAERTRRVQIGTSVLTPTFRYNPAVIAQAFASMSLLSEGRVTLGVGTGEALNEIAVSGMEWPEFKERFARLREAITLMRRLWTEDNVSHDGEYYKLVDARIYDRPDQPLPVYIAAGGPVVAKYAGRAGDGFICTSGKGMDLYTEKLMPAVAEGAEAAGREVKDIDRMIEVKISYDRDPEKALENTRFWAPLSLTAEQKHTISSADEMERLANELPIEQVAKRWIVASDPDEAVALVKPYVDAGLNHLVVHGPGHDQERFLTQFSEDVLPKLRELG; encoded by the coding sequence GTGGCGCTCAAGGTCGGTTACAAGGCGTCGCCGGAGCAGTTCGGGGCGCGCGACCTGGTCGAGTACGCCGTGCGCGCCGAGGAGGTCGGCCTGGACTCGGTCTGGGTGGCGGATCACTTCCTGCCGTGGCGGCACGAAGGCGGGCACGCGCCGTGGGCGCTGGCGTTCATCCCGGCGGTGGCGGAGCGCACGCGCCGGGTGCAGATCGGCACGAGCGTGCTGACCCCGACGTTCCGGTACAACCCGGCGGTGATCGCGCAGGCGTTCGCGTCGATGTCGCTGCTGTCGGAGGGCCGGGTGACGCTGGGCGTCGGCACCGGCGAGGCGCTCAACGAGATCGCCGTCTCCGGGATGGAGTGGCCGGAGTTCAAGGAGCGGTTCGCGCGGCTGCGCGAGGCGATCACGCTGATGCGGCGGCTGTGGACCGAGGACAACGTCTCGCACGACGGCGAGTACTACAAGCTGGTCGACGCGCGGATCTACGACCGCCCGGACCAGCCGCTGCCGGTGTACATCGCCGCGGGCGGCCCGGTGGTGGCCAAGTACGCCGGCCGCGCGGGCGACGGCTTCATCTGCACCTCGGGCAAGGGCATGGACCTCTACACCGAGAAGCTGATGCCGGCCGTGGCCGAGGGCGCGGAAGCCGCCGGGCGCGAGGTCAAGGACATCGACCGGATGATCGAGGTCAAGATCTCCTACGACCGCGACCCGGAGAAGGCGCTGGAGAACACGCGCTTCTGGGCCCCGCTGTCGCTGACGGCGGAGCAGAAGCACACGATCTCGTCGGCTGATGAGATGGAGCGGCTGGCCAACGAGCTGCCGATCGAGCAGGTCGCCAAGCGCTGGATCGTGGCGTCCGACCCGGACGAGGCGGTGGCGCTGGTGAAGCCGTACGTCGACGCGGGGCTGAACCACCTGGTCGTGCACGGCCCTGGCCACGACCAGGAGCGCTTCCTGACCCAGTTCTCCGAAGACGTCCTGCCGAAGCTGCGCGAACTCGGCTGA